One window of uncultured Trichococcus sp. genomic DNA carries:
- a CDS encoding NAD(P)-dependent alcohol dehydrogenase, with the protein MVLARARAVDGPDKPFRFAEIKRRELDEQDVLIEIKFAGICHSDIHTAHGEWGHVHYPLVPGHEIAGLVTTVGPGVTKYQIGDRVGVGCMVDSCGECENCLRGEEQYCLKGNVPTYAGVDKYGEPTQGGYSTHIVVTEDFVVRIPDNIGLDAAAPLLCAGITTYSPLNRWQAGPGKKVAVIGLGGLGHMGVKIAHAMGAEVTVLSQTLSKKEDGLKFGAQHYYATKDPETFKELAGTFDLIINTVSAVINLDAYLGLLKLDGTLVNVGAPGEPLSVNVMSLIGHRRSFAGSMIGGIRETQEMLDFCAEHGIVPNIEVYM; encoded by the coding sequence ATGGTACTAGCGAGAGCAAGAGCGGTCGACGGTCCAGACAAACCGTTCCGATTTGCTGAAATCAAGCGACGGGAATTGGATGAGCAGGACGTTCTGATCGAAATCAAATTTGCGGGCATCTGCCACTCGGATATCCACACAGCCCATGGTGAATGGGGGCATGTGCACTATCCGCTCGTGCCTGGGCATGAAATCGCGGGATTGGTCACAACGGTGGGTCCTGGCGTGACGAAGTATCAAATCGGGGATCGCGTCGGCGTCGGCTGCATGGTCGATTCCTGCGGAGAATGCGAAAATTGTTTGCGTGGCGAGGAACAGTACTGCCTCAAAGGCAATGTCCCGACCTATGCCGGAGTCGATAAATACGGCGAACCGACACAGGGCGGCTATTCGACGCACATCGTCGTGACCGAAGATTTTGTTGTGCGCATTCCGGACAACATCGGACTGGATGCTGCAGCGCCGCTGTTGTGTGCCGGCATCACTACATACTCGCCTTTGAACCGCTGGCAGGCCGGCCCCGGCAAGAAAGTCGCCGTGATCGGACTGGGCGGATTGGGGCACATGGGAGTCAAAATCGCGCATGCGATGGGGGCTGAAGTGACTGTCCTGTCGCAAACGTTGAGCAAAAAAGAAGACGGACTGAAGTTCGGGGCGCAGCATTATTACGCCACCAAGGATCCGGAAACATTCAAGGAATTGGCCGGCACTTTTGACCTGATCATCAACACCGTGAGTGCCGTGATCAACCTGGATGCTTACCTGGGCTTGTTGAAGCTCGACGGCACGCTGGTGAACGTCGGGGCTCCGGGAGAACCTTTGTCGGTGAATGTGATGTCCCTGATCGGTCACCGTCGTTCCTTCGCCGGCTCCATGATCGGCGGCATCCGCGAAACGCAGGAAATGCTGGACTTCTGCGCCGAACACGGCATCGTTCCGAATATCGAAGTTTATATGTAG
- a CDS encoding helix-turn-helix domain-containing protein, with protein MTREHGADYDITMGNIRYAAPQRYYGTRILFVTKGRASVSVNGEMYALDEGAVLFINRNDHYTVRGSENNILICLSIPSHFFVMNYPNYFHYSFECFSKDLDPGRGDIVAQLRRLLAELVIVHSRQEEGSVLEARSILFQTMLLVTRFFKKEGPQTGAGEASDERIARIIHMIELRYAEPLTLAEMAESEYLSPTYLSRYFKQTTGMGFLQYLKMVRLKHCVEDLLQTADNMFQIAVRNGFSTAKNFTEAFKSVYDQTPVQYRKEHKQENSEAFGAVTAKTETGKALDSPEALMQLTKYLEEPLNQHALPDEAPGEACKIVVGEGGGDGLLAREKHIVFIGELKELLNEQVKEQMLLTKQRLRVDFVGVRNLIGGSTLLPEVQTDEFVSTTPKFANADLAIQYLKEQDISLYVRITYKEIIHNEERYFKELEGFLIHTLQVFGRKFVNQWKVVFYAEKETAVLSTELERVYMRLHEVIRKYAVQLKIGTFLPFKEEKDRLSLSHHWQLHQSDSIDFITYDADQNEAVDFSEISDEDFLNSQDYILRKTQKLKRFLKKHQMHQPLYLENWNTLTGNTRYTNGTFFRGALILRTILDLGTEVAGVGFWLNSELHERYGGNNNKAVAGLELFHFFNGKRPAFYTLMFKERMTGEVRAQGEHYVLTENEEGYQLLLFNEKHFNPRYSVDELFMRNRSNELHVRLIGMEPGEYQVRKYRFDQQNGGLYTKWGQLNSKHGIDLEVMEYIVQSSMPTLELEDEQIEKDWSFYASMSSNAILFIEFRRAIG; from the coding sequence ATGACGAGAGAGCACGGGGCAGATTATGATATCACGATGGGGAATATCCGCTATGCTGCACCGCAGCGGTATTACGGCACGCGGATTTTGTTCGTGACCAAAGGAAGGGCGAGCGTGTCCGTCAATGGGGAAATGTATGCTCTGGATGAAGGGGCTGTTCTCTTCATCAACCGGAATGACCACTATACTGTCCGGGGCAGCGAAAACAATATCCTCATTTGCCTGAGCATCCCCAGCCATTTTTTCGTGATGAACTACCCGAATTACTTCCATTACTCCTTCGAATGTTTCTCGAAAGATTTGGATCCGGGGCGCGGCGATATCGTAGCGCAACTGCGCAGGCTGCTGGCTGAACTCGTGATCGTCCATTCCCGCCAGGAAGAAGGAAGCGTTTTGGAGGCCCGCAGTATCCTTTTTCAGACGATGCTGCTGGTGACCCGCTTCTTCAAAAAGGAGGGGCCGCAGACAGGTGCGGGCGAAGCGAGCGATGAACGGATCGCCCGGATCATCCATATGATTGAGCTCCGCTATGCGGAACCGTTGACGCTTGCGGAGATGGCCGAGAGCGAGTACCTTTCGCCTACCTATTTATCCCGCTACTTCAAGCAGACGACCGGAATGGGCTTTCTGCAATATCTGAAGATGGTGCGGTTGAAGCACTGCGTGGAGGATTTGCTGCAAACGGCCGATAATATGTTCCAGATTGCCGTAAGAAACGGCTTCTCAACGGCGAAGAATTTTACGGAAGCCTTCAAATCGGTATACGATCAGACGCCGGTCCAATACCGGAAGGAGCATAAACAGGAGAACAGTGAAGCGTTCGGAGCCGTGACTGCCAAAACTGAGACAGGGAAGGCATTGGACTCACCGGAAGCGTTGATGCAGTTGACCAAATATTTGGAGGAGCCACTGAATCAGCACGCATTGCCGGATGAAGCACCGGGAGAAGCGTGCAAGATTGTTGTCGGTGAAGGTGGTGGCGACGGTTTGTTGGCGCGCGAAAAACATATTGTGTTCATCGGGGAACTGAAGGAACTCCTGAACGAGCAGGTGAAGGAGCAAATGTTGCTGACCAAGCAACGGCTTCGCGTCGATTTTGTGGGGGTGCGCAATCTGATCGGCGGATCAACCTTGTTGCCGGAAGTCCAGACGGATGAGTTCGTGTCCACCACACCGAAGTTTGCCAACGCCGATTTGGCCATCCAGTACCTGAAGGAACAGGATATCAGCCTATATGTGAGGATCACTTATAAGGAAATCATCCATAATGAAGAGCGCTATTTCAAAGAACTTGAGGGGTTTCTGATCCACACACTGCAAGTATTCGGCAGGAAATTTGTCAACCAATGGAAAGTTGTTTTCTATGCGGAAAAAGAGACGGCCGTCCTGTCAACGGAGTTGGAGCGCGTCTATATGAGGCTGCATGAAGTGATCCGGAAATATGCCGTTCAGCTGAAAATCGGCACCTTCCTGCCTTTCAAAGAAGAAAAAGACAGACTTTCCTTGTCGCATCATTGGCAACTTCACCAATCCGACAGCATCGACTTCATCACCTATGATGCCGATCAGAACGAGGCCGTCGACTTTTCCGAGATCAGCGATGAAGACTTCCTGAACAGCCAAGACTATATCCTGCGGAAAACGCAGAAGCTGAAGCGATTCCTGAAAAAGCACCAGATGCATCAGCCGCTATATCTGGAAAATTGGAACACATTGACCGGAAACACGCGCTACACAAACGGGACCTTTTTCCGGGGCGCGCTGATCCTGAGGACTATTTTGGATTTGGGGACTGAAGTCGCGGGCGTCGGGTTTTGGCTGAACAGCGAACTCCATGAGCGCTACGGAGGGAACAACAACAAGGCTGTGGCGGGTCTGGAGCTCTTCCATTTCTTCAACGGCAAGCGGCCTGCTTTCTACACGCTGATGTTCAAGGAACGGATGACGGGGGAAGTGCGCGCTCAAGGCGAACATTATGTGCTGACCGAAAATGAAGAGGGCTACCAATTGCTGCTGTTCAACGAAAAGCACTTCAATCCGCGCTACTCGGTCGATGAATTGTTCATGCGGAACCGCAGCAACGAACTGCATGTGCGGCTGATCGGCATGGAACCCGGGGAATACCAAGTCCGGAAATACCGATTCGACCAGCAAAATGGCGGGCTCTATACAAAGTGGGGTCAGCTGAACAGCAAACACGGCATCGACCTTGAAGTGATGGAATACATCGTGCAATCCTCCATGCCGACATTGGAGCTCGAAGATGAACAGATCGAAAAGGATTGGTCCTTCTATGCTTCGATGAGCAGCAACGCGATCCTGTTCATCGAATTCCGCCGAGCGATCGGCTGA
- a CDS encoding site-specific integrase has product MINNSESIELKKNLKVYPLLDFYEQDIWDLTQHPLFSQLTEKQKKRVTVERHIIDFTELKSGIIANELKFFCQYGIEEENWLLSYFVTRTPNVKLAIKFINDELNEVDSLSEVGLEQATEAFFQYLKNNGYKTHSVFKSKLSKDMEYHEFKFQSLYLGFFKNLCEFIHKQYDQEDSGKNFFEKDIWGIHELPFKIQYDLSNPRYTISFKGIPQDKIRLIAKKYTFERLKSKKYATCLADLCGITLFSKFLNDNYPEIQSLAQLNRPIIEDYIGYINLNGNHSSRTQTTRIGNIKTFLDTCILFGWDEIPKQTLFLSDDGKKKIKILPKFYDEDILTKINENLDYVPIQIARMFFVLQNVGMRISELCLLKNDCIKQDTEKDYLIVYFQEKTQAWNRVPIKSDLALVIREAINYSKEQYGENVSYVFMQDNTRPISRDMFTYYMNRMVKKRDIRDSNGELVRIRPHYFRGTLATKYANIGMEPNLIRELLGQKHLGTIKYYIEILEETITEAMQDLLNYQDQMIQNIGNKAPVIQVVEEDKAEIPLPNGRCAKPLSTGKCTHANACYTCAVFKPDPSNLDLFRYQLSEAKCNIEMAKINGYERVQQVNEDLATALEKIITSIEKGGGRND; this is encoded by the coding sequence ATGATAAACAATAGTGAATCAATTGAATTGAAAAAAAATCTTAAAGTATACCCCCTGCTGGATTTTTATGAACAGGATATATGGGATTTGACCCAGCATCCTCTCTTTTCCCAATTAACTGAAAAGCAGAAGAAGAGAGTGACTGTTGAAAGACATATAATTGACTTTACAGAATTAAAAAGTGGAATTATCGCAAATGAGTTAAAGTTTTTTTGTCAATATGGCATTGAAGAAGAAAACTGGTTATTGAGCTACTTTGTCACACGTACACCAAATGTTAAACTAGCTATTAAATTTATAAATGATGAATTAAACGAGGTTGATAGTTTAAGCGAGGTTGGATTAGAGCAAGCTACAGAGGCTTTTTTCCAATATCTAAAAAATAATGGCTACAAAACACACTCAGTATTTAAGTCTAAATTGAGCAAGGATATGGAGTACCATGAGTTTAAATTTCAATCATTATATTTAGGTTTCTTTAAGAATTTGTGCGAATTCATACATAAGCAATATGATCAGGAGGATTCAGGGAAAAATTTTTTTGAGAAAGATATATGGGGTATACATGAGCTACCCTTCAAAATTCAATATGATTTGTCAAATCCACGTTATACCATATCTTTTAAAGGTATCCCACAAGACAAAATAAGGTTGATAGCAAAGAAATACACATTTGAAAGGCTGAAAAGTAAAAAATATGCAACATGCTTGGCCGATCTATGCGGAATAACCCTGTTTTCCAAATTCCTCAACGACAACTATCCTGAGATTCAATCATTGGCACAACTGAATCGACCCATAATTGAAGACTATATTGGATATATTAATCTGAATGGCAACCATAGTTCAAGAACCCAAACAACAAGGATAGGTAATATTAAAACGTTTTTGGATACTTGCATTCTATTTGGTTGGGATGAAATACCTAAACAGACTTTGTTTCTATCCGATGATGGTAAAAAGAAAATCAAAATCTTACCAAAGTTTTATGACGAGGACATCCTTACTAAAATAAACGAAAATTTAGACTACGTCCCGATTCAAATTGCCAGAATGTTTTTTGTCTTACAAAACGTAGGTATGCGGATTAGTGAATTGTGCCTTCTAAAAAACGATTGTATAAAACAGGATACTGAAAAAGACTACCTAATTGTATATTTTCAAGAGAAAACACAAGCATGGAATCGTGTTCCGATAAAGAGTGATTTGGCTTTAGTTATACGTGAAGCAATCAATTATAGCAAAGAACAGTATGGTGAAAATGTAAGCTATGTTTTTATGCAAGATAATACCAGACCAATAAGTAGGGATATGTTTACATATTATATGAATAGAATGGTGAAGAAACGTGATATTCGTGATAGTAATGGGGAATTAGTAAGAATAAGACCTCATTATTTTCGAGGAACGTTAGCAACCAAATACGCTAATATTGGAATGGAACCAAACCTTATTAGGGAATTATTGGGGCAAAAACACTTAGGAACTATCAAATACTACATAGAAATCCTTGAAGAAACAATAACGGAGGCAATGCAGGATCTATTGAACTATCAAGACCAAATGATTCAAAATATAGGCAATAAGGCACCTGTTATTCAAGTTGTTGAAGAAGATAAAGCAGAAATACCGCTTCCAAATGGACGATGTGCAAAGCCTCTATCAACAGGCAAATGTACCCACGCGAATGCCTGTTATACATGTGCAGTATTTAAACCAGATCCAAGCAACCTCGATTTATTTAGATATCAGTTATCAGAAGCTAAGTGCAATATAGAGATGGCTAAAATAAATGGGTATGAACGAGTACAGCAAGTTAACGAGGATTTGGCAACAGCGTTGGAGAAGATTATTACCTCTATAGAAAAGGGAGGTGGGCGAAATGACTAA
- a CDS encoding tyrosine-type recombinase/integrase — MKVQKIDIGNYQHRYLLLDDEFNVVEPVKRYLKFLDNINRAENTLKSYAYHLKIYFEYLNAIGLSFDEISSEGNNPIEILGNFASWLENPTIINEKIAYLTPPEAKRSNQTINLIIIAVLGFYEFLAKGNELPALDVYKEQRMNPQFKSFLHELIPNSNLIRKNILHRKTQQKEVEALTRDQYNLLLENCCTVRDKALLAVLFEGGLRLSEALGLFIEDIEPYNNKIKVKPRENLENGATVKNKAKGDLYVPPYVMKYITDYLVEEMVDVDTNFLFINLQGEHKGHPMKPITIQKLFNRLGNKVGIKVHPHMCRHGHGTELAENGWDLVEIKERLRHTNVQSTTVYTHLSDEHKKNKINDLYEKKGINNGRNE, encoded by the coding sequence ATGAAAGTACAAAAAATAGATATTGGAAACTATCAACATCGGTACTTACTGTTAGATGATGAATTTAATGTAGTTGAGCCAGTCAAACGTTATTTGAAATTCCTTGATAACATAAATAGGGCAGAAAATACATTAAAAAGCTATGCGTACCACCTTAAAATATACTTTGAATATTTAAACGCTATTGGACTTTCGTTTGATGAAATCAGTTCTGAAGGAAATAATCCCATAGAAATTTTAGGTAATTTTGCAAGTTGGTTAGAAAATCCGACCATTATTAATGAGAAAATAGCTTATTTAACCCCACCAGAAGCAAAGAGAAGTAATCAAACTATTAACCTCATAATTATCGCTGTTCTTGGATTTTACGAATTTCTAGCGAAAGGGAATGAACTTCCTGCGTTAGATGTTTATAAAGAACAAAGAATGAATCCCCAATTTAAAAGTTTCCTACATGAATTGATACCTAACTCAAATTTGATAAGAAAGAACATACTTCATCGTAAAACGCAGCAAAAGGAAGTGGAAGCCCTTACGAGAGATCAGTATAATCTATTGTTGGAAAATTGCTGCACGGTTAGGGATAAAGCTTTATTAGCTGTACTTTTTGAAGGAGGACTGCGGCTAAGTGAAGCTTTGGGGCTGTTTATCGAGGATATTGAGCCATACAATAACAAGATTAAGGTAAAGCCACGTGAGAACCTTGAAAACGGTGCTACGGTGAAAAATAAGGCAAAAGGTGACTTATACGTTCCCCCTTATGTGATGAAGTATATTACTGATTACCTTGTTGAAGAGATGGTTGATGTGGACACCAATTTCTTATTTATAAATTTGCAAGGTGAACATAAAGGTCATCCTATGAAACCTATAACAATACAGAAACTATTTAATCGTTTAGGTAATAAGGTTGGTATTAAAGTCCATCCTCATATGTGTAGGCATGGGCATGGGACTGAATTAGCCGAGAATGGCTGGGATTTGGTTGAAATAAAAGAAAGGTTACGCCATACAAACGTTCAATCTACAACTGTATACACTCATCTATCAGATGAACATAAGAAAAATAAAATAAACGACTTATACGAGAAAAAAGGGATAAATAATGGACGAAACGAATAG
- a CDS encoding amidohydrolase has product MNEATKQQLFSKLAEKQERMIEIYRYLHAHPELSFQEENTAKYIEAFYAGKECEVRTHVGGLGIIVTIDSGKPGKTVAIRADFDALPIQEETDLPFASKTPGVMHACGHDAHTAYMLTLAETLMEMKEQLEGKIVVLHQPAEEVPPGGAIGMIKDGALEGVDTVFGIHVMSQMDSGKVFYREGNVQTGRANFRVKIQGVGGHGSSPHKANDAIVAASHFVVAVQSIVSRRMNPFDVGSITIGSFDGKGSFNVIKDAVVLEGDVRSMSEETRTLIEKEIRAKLDGISAMFDVTYELDYENDYPVLFNDPEMTAFAASALQATDLPGVAAVEQCEAQPPSEDFAYYAKERPSVFLYVGAMPEAGEAYPHHHPKFRINEDSMLIAAETMGTLVIDYLKGSSEK; this is encoded by the coding sequence ATGAACGAAGCGACCAAACAGCAATTATTCAGCAAGTTAGCCGAGAAACAGGAGCGCATGATCGAAATCTACCGCTATTTGCATGCCCATCCGGAATTGTCTTTCCAGGAGGAGAACACGGCCAAGTACATCGAAGCATTTTATGCAGGGAAAGAATGCGAAGTCCGCACGCATGTCGGAGGACTGGGTATCATCGTGACCATCGACAGCGGCAAACCGGGAAAAACCGTCGCCATCCGCGCGGACTTTGATGCGTTGCCGATCCAAGAGGAAACCGACTTGCCATTTGCCTCAAAAACACCAGGAGTCATGCATGCTTGCGGACATGACGCGCATACAGCCTACATGCTGACCCTTGCCGAAACATTAATGGAGATGAAGGAACAACTCGAAGGGAAGATTGTTGTGCTGCATCAGCCTGCCGAGGAAGTTCCACCGGGCGGAGCGATCGGCATGATCAAGGACGGCGCTTTGGAAGGCGTCGACACGGTATTCGGCATCCACGTGATGTCGCAGATGGACAGCGGCAAAGTGTTCTACCGGGAAGGCAATGTTCAGACCGGCCGTGCCAACTTCCGCGTGAAGATCCAAGGCGTCGGTGGGCATGGCTCATCGCCGCATAAAGCGAACGACGCCATCGTGGCGGCCAGTCATTTTGTCGTGGCCGTGCAATCCATCGTCAGCCGCCGTATGAATCCTTTCGATGTCGGCTCGATCACGATCGGAAGCTTTGACGGGAAGGGATCTTTCAATGTCATCAAGGATGCGGTTGTGTTGGAGGGCGATGTGCGCTCGATGTCCGAAGAAACACGCACGCTGATCGAAAAGGAAATCCGGGCGAAGCTGGACGGCATCTCGGCCATGTTCGACGTGACCTATGAGCTGGATTACGAAAACGACTATCCAGTGCTGTTCAACGATCCGGAAATGACGGCTTTCGCAGCGTCGGCTCTGCAGGCTACCGACTTGCCGGGAGTAGCGGCCGTGGAACAGTGCGAAGCGCAGCCGCCTTCGGAAGATTTTGCTTATTATGCGAAGGAACGCCCGAGCGTCTTCCTGTATGTCGGAGCGATGCCGGAAGCCGGCGAAGCTTATCCGCATCATCATCCGAAATTCCGGATCAATGAGGACAGTATGCTGATTGCAGCCGAAACGATGGGGACATTGGTTATCGATTACTTAAAAGGGAGCAGTGAAAAATAG
- a CDS encoding tyrosine-type recombinase/integrase — protein MDETNSLNLSIRNLAPFYQQEVIDLKEHSDVKMREMMRLKRVTLFNFSGLPMPIGFELKYYLQDILTKDMTHKTLMPYLRSLQYFMDFLRIESRTNENITLRAYYQEVEDEYKNYLESIGVFTASPLTGKSIALKAYKNTCLFVMDLYKGSDPFEKDVWELKKMGIESGRLSESRNRVTLSFYNIPNETNRKFTKKYIKYLLTTTDQAILTIAHKLNNIRTLLTFLKEKPLTMMNRSDVENFIENINERKLGAPSFNTFIFDNIKFVEYLIASGDLFVNHIHSSDIKPMNRKPVYRSVDETVINQIFSVLDRLPSRESCMFLLLYSTGMRVSEVCAIKIDSIFQNNNGYFIRFHSQKMRKDSINPIPKSLYGLLATQKQYVLENYGKKTKYLFPYYNLKCYPSESFRADMQKWFKELRIKNADGTLYNFKPHDYRHTLATTMLSRDIPSSVIQKILHHESIEMTAAYIDIQDKQRLQRHKEFINVKGESIPIFIDSSISIGDMIQVEFLKKTINAQLLPNGMCSLPVAMGKCPHGNSCLTCRDFRTNKAFLSVHQKHYEKVNTLLNYAKQQGWQRQIETNEEIRSNLETIIKRLQEESKEDIL, from the coding sequence ATGGACGAAACGAATAGTCTTAATTTAAGCATACGCAATTTAGCGCCTTTCTATCAGCAGGAAGTTATAGACTTGAAAGAACATTCAGATGTAAAAATGCGAGAAATGATGCGCCTAAAAAGGGTAACGCTATTTAATTTTAGTGGTTTACCTATGCCAATAGGCTTTGAACTAAAATATTATCTTCAAGATATATTAACAAAGGACATGACGCACAAAACACTGATGCCATATTTGAGATCACTTCAATATTTCATGGATTTTCTACGTATAGAATCAAGAACTAATGAGAATATTACACTCAGAGCCTATTACCAAGAGGTAGAGGATGAATATAAGAACTACTTAGAAAGTATTGGTGTGTTTACTGCCTCTCCACTAACGGGAAAGTCCATTGCATTGAAAGCCTACAAAAACACATGTTTATTCGTGATGGATCTTTACAAAGGTTCAGATCCTTTTGAAAAAGATGTTTGGGAATTGAAAAAAATGGGAATTGAAAGTGGAAGATTAAGTGAAAGTAGGAATAGGGTTACTCTCAGCTTCTATAATATCCCTAATGAAACAAATAGAAAATTTACCAAGAAATATATAAAATATTTGTTAACTACAACGGATCAAGCTATTCTTACTATTGCTCATAAACTGAATAACATTAGAACACTGCTCACCTTTTTGAAAGAAAAACCATTAACCATGATGAATCGGAGTGATGTAGAAAATTTCATTGAAAATATAAACGAAAGAAAGCTAGGTGCCCCCTCTTTTAACACATTTATTTTTGATAATATCAAATTTGTGGAATATTTAATCGCCTCAGGTGACTTATTTGTGAATCATATTCATTCGAGCGATATTAAACCCATGAACCGCAAGCCTGTTTACAGGTCTGTAGATGAAACTGTAATTAACCAAATATTTAGTGTTCTGGATAGATTACCTTCAAGGGAATCCTGTATGTTTTTGCTATTATATTCTACAGGCATGAGAGTAAGTGAAGTCTGTGCTATTAAAATAGACTCAATATTCCAAAACAACAACGGTTATTTTATCCGATTCCATTCGCAAAAAATGAGAAAGGACTCAATCAATCCAATTCCGAAATCACTGTATGGGTTATTAGCAACACAGAAACAATATGTCCTTGAGAACTACGGGAAAAAAACAAAGTATCTATTTCCTTACTATAATCTTAAATGCTACCCGAGTGAAAGCTTTCGAGCAGATATGCAAAAGTGGTTTAAAGAGCTAAGAATAAAAAATGCTGATGGGACATTGTATAATTTCAAGCCCCATGATTACCGTCACACCCTTGCAACAACGATGCTTTCACGCGACATTCCTTCTTCTGTAATTCAAAAAATTTTACATCACGAATCGATAGAAATGACAGCTGCCTATATTGATATTCAGGATAAACAAAGACTCCAGCGACATAAAGAATTTATTAATGTTAAAGGCGAATCTATACCAATTTTCATTGATTCTTCTATATCTATTGGCGATATGATACAAGTTGAGTTTTTAAAAAAAACGATTAATGCTCAGTTGCTTCCGAACGGTATGTGTTCTCTTCCGGTAGCTATGGGAAAATGTCCGCATGGAAATTCATGCTTAACATGCCGTGATTTTAGGACAAATAAGGCTTTTCTATCCGTCCACCAAAAACACTATGAAAAAGTCAATACTCTCCTTAATTATGCAAAGCAACAAGGGTGGCAAAGACAAATAGAAACAAACGAAGAAATTAGAAGTAACCTTGAGACGATTATTAAAAGATTACAAGAAGAAAGCAAGGAGGATATTTTATGA
- a CDS encoding DUF6262 family protein, with translation MTKNTSMIVLLAKEKTEERKQKVIETINKMLENKEKITFYSVYQKAGVSKSFVYNNEELRELIESYRNSPIKKVQSKDAKDIIIDSQRSKIDELEKLIKLHRKDELWKEKFEKLYEENKQLKLQLEKAYKY, from the coding sequence ATGACTAAGAACACGAGTATGATTGTATTGTTGGCTAAAGAAAAGACAGAAGAAAGAAAACAAAAAGTTATAGAAACGATTAACAAAATGCTTGAGAATAAGGAAAAAATAACCTTTTATAGTGTATATCAAAAAGCGGGGGTATCTAAGTCTTTCGTCTATAATAATGAAGAACTGCGTGAATTAATCGAAAGTTATCGTAATTCACCAATTAAGAAGGTTCAATCCAAAGATGCAAAAGATATCATAATCGACTCCCAAAGAAGTAAAATAGATGAATTAGAAAAACTGATTAAGCTGCATAGGAAAGATGAGCTATGGAAAGAAAAATTTGAAAAGTTGTATGAAGAGAACAAACAACTTAAACTCCAGTTGGAGAAAGCATATAAATATTAA